The genomic interval aaatttatcttttaaatttttaagtccTTAATCGTCTCCAGTCCTCCATCCAAGGCCAACCACCGATTTTCGCAtgaaaatctttaaattatgCAATCGAAAATATATCATTAATGTAttcaaaatcatttaattaaaatattttagcaatttaataattttcatacATGCTGTCTACGTAAACTGATTTTTGGGCGTTACAATTTGTTCATCAATTTATAACGGATGAAGATGAGAAAGATTTCATGGATTTTGAGCTAGAATCTAATGCATGTGAATTTTGGAGGAATATGGAGATAAACaagaaatattatatattaaggCTAAAAAAACCGCCTATGCGACAGGAAACCGCCTACCGCTTTTTATTACATTGGTTGTGCTTTCTGCTTTCATATTTTCCAAGTGACATATTTATTTATCACAAAAATCttatgagacggtttcacatttCAATTTTGTTATACAAATCTTCTATTTATGCTATcataaaaaagtattttttttattgtaaatatgaagaGAATTCATTTGTATCATGATTAAAGatctgtgagactgtctcaaaAAAACCTactctttatttatttagtaacgAAGGGCATGAGTTTTCATCATTTGTGACTATCTTTTAATTACATATTAGTTATTATGAATCAGTAAAATAATACTAATGGCGCAGAAATATTATATTCCGTGtatttatcaaatattataGTGCACGAAACTATGATTTTGCATTGAAAAATTAGAATAtttagaaaattaaattttaaagaaattaatgagaataattattcaacttaGTACGAGGTATATTGGATCTGATTCAAAAATATAATGatgaaaattgaaatttgattgCGAAATTATGACAGTCATGTGCAATtaacttaaaaattaaaaataaaaacggTATACAGGTTGAGTTAGACGGGTTAGACGGATTGAGTCGGGTTATATAggttcgtgttcgggttgggggttttcgggttgcttcgggttcgggttgaaaaaaaataaaaaaacttcGCGGATTGACCcgaaacccgacccaacccacccGATTGACACCCCTACAACTATTAAACTAATATCAGTTATAGAGAAATAGAGAGTTAGTTTATGGTAATTTTTAATGGGTTGATAAAGTTTCTTAATTATTGCAAGTTTTGTTTCATTATTCATTTCTCAACAAAACAACATTTGATCATactaaatttgaaattttgtgCATCTTCGACTCAAACAACGTTAGTCCTTGTCGAGGATTTGTTTTGACGAAGAAATTTCTTGAGTGCCGACATCAAGAGgactttaataattttttatgttccttttgtttttttcccaaataaaataaaatcgattatttatttttattaaatttttacacAGATACTTTATAAGATTCCTGCATATTATGCGAAATAAATTACGTCAGATGCAACATAGATTTATACagtaataaattaatatttttttcttaatttggACCACTATGTTTATTGAATGTTGGTGATGGCTCTGGAAAAAATCTCCAAATTTGTGTGCTTATAATTATTGCAATtattctttcaatttttttatcaattaaaaaaatatacattAATGTTAGTATTGATGTAGGAAATTTGGTCCTATCAACCAACGTGTGTAACATTATACATAAATAGTTGGAAAAAGTGGACAACATCCAACAGTATATGTTGAGTTCAATAATTGTCCttacttggtagagcgatcgaaccgtggtgcttgagctgttgtgcgagtttaaaagatttgagttgcaccattactactataTATAGCTTTTGATAAAGCAGCAACCACTCAGTCCTAcattgcaccattactactggTGATACCCCTATAAGGATATGGGTTTGTTCATCTGAAACCCATGTGTACAAACCAGGGTACCGGGTAGTTTTGTGAATGCCCGGGTAAGTTTTCCCTTCCCGGGTGTGATGGCTTCATCCGCAGTCCTTTACCAGTAGCCCGGGTCCTCATAGAGTTGACCGGGTGCTTCTCACCTGTCCAGGGAATGTTCTCGGTTGGATACCCACTTGGGCAACCTCGAGAATAGCGCTACCTCGATAAATGAGCCACACTCGAGTGTAATCATTACAGCCAATCTAATCCGCCAGAACAACTTGGGTttggagtgtccgagaagtcatcagaagctagtaTGGTAAACCGACTTAGTAGGTGACGCGGGAATCGAGGTAACTACCCATTcctctcctataaatagcaggtattaatgtcattaaatgatcctgaaaaaaaaaacctttgaACTTTAAGCATTCTACGTATTTTTCCTCAAATATTGTTCGAAGTTCATCATCATACAACCTGCTGACTTTATCATCGGAGTGGCTACGTCGGaaacccctccggcgcccattcacgagttcttttcattgtttgcaggtgtCGTTCAAGCCATTGTCTTCGCTCAAAATTcccaaaacattaaaaattgttgatttgatcCGATTGGAGCTCCTTACCCGGCTCGCCCATTTCAAGAGGATctcatcattggcgccgtctgtgggaaattaTATTGAGCTCGaggcgttgatatggctcgTACCAGAAGAACAGACCAAGATAACTCCCGGGCCCAGGCGGACGGGGGACAATCTTCCAGACAAGTAAACGTTAATAATACCGACCAGAATCTCGTAACCATGACCCGAGaggaattaaaaaaaatgatggcTGATGCAATGGTTCATGCTATGGCCCGGAAAGAAGTTTCTCGACGTAACACACCACCAGAGCAGGAGCAAGAGCAGGAGCAAGAACAGGAGCAGGGGCGAAAGGAGGAGGAGGAAGGGAGTGAAGAGAATGTAGATTATAGTGCCGGGTCGAAGGCTCCGACTACAGCAGAGGAGTTGAAAGATTTAAAGCAGCAAATGAAGGTCCTAGAAGGACAGCTGGAAAGTCGCAGCTCTGCCCGGGCCGCGGCAAAGGGATGTCCATTTGCCGATATCATTGTTCGGGAACCTCTTCCTGGAAACTTCAAGTCTGCCAAAATAAAAGATTATGATGGCAATGCGGACCCGGAGGAGCACTTAGCCATATTCGAGAACATGGCCATGTTACACTGCTATACTGATAGAATCAAGTGCAAAGTGTTCTTGACCACTCTGGTGGATTCCGCTCAGAGGTGGTTTGAGGGTTTGTCCCCCCAAAGCGTGCATTCGTTCCGAGATTTCCAAAAGGTATTCCTACACCACTTTAGTAGTAGTAAGAAATACAAAAAGACCGCCTTCAGTCTTTTTGAGGTAAAGCAGAGCCCTGAGGAGAGTTTGCGGGCTTACATCAGAAGATTCAACAGAGTGGCTCTAGACGTCCCGTCTTGTGCCACCGAGACCAAGACTACTGCCTTCACCCAGGGTTTGAGAGAGGGTGAATTCTTCAAATCACTAACCAAAAAGGTGCCCGGGGATTTTGAGGATCTGTTATCCCGGGCAGAGAAGTACATAAATATGGAGGAAGCCCAGAAACAAAAGAGGGAAGCGGTGAGGAAAGAAAGAGGAGACCGGGTATCTAAGCCCGAGGAGAGGGGACAAAAGAGGGGCAATTCAGGGCATTTCTCTCATCATGTGCCTCTGAAGATTTCCCGAGAGAGGGAGGTGCAGGAATGTAGTAGGGATTTGGCCCCGGATCATCAACTGGCCCGGCCAGAGAAAAAGGGATTTTGTGCGCTTCACAAGTTAGGCTACCATAACACTGAGGATTGCAAAGTTCTGAAGGGAAATTATGTTGCGCCTTCCCTCCCAAGGCCCATTATCAATACCCAGATGTCTAGGGTGCCGCCATGGACGTCCCGGCAGCCCGGATCTAGTTCCCGGGGAGGGGGTGTGAGAAACAATCCTAGAATCGAACCCGGAAGGAGGAGGGGGCCTGAACCCGAGCAAAGAAAGAAGTCACCCCCGGTTGTAGGGACGATTAAAATGATATCCGGAGGCTCTACTGATGGAGACTCCAATCGAGCGAGGAAGTCAAGGAGTAGGAGAGAGTGTTTCGAGGTGGAAGGATCGAGGAAGAGTGAGGCAATCATCAGTTTCGGCCCGGAGGACCTAAGAGGGGTGAATCTACCCCACAACGATGCCTTGGTGATCCAAGCCCGAGTGGCGAATTATGACATTCTGCGGGTCTTCGTGGATTCAGGCAGTTCTGTGAATGTAATTTTCAAAGATGCTTTTGAGCAGATGGATTTACAGGGCTATCACCTTGAAACAGTGGAAACTGCTCTTTTTGGCTTCGCCGGGCACGTGGTTTATCCGGAAGGGGAGATTATTTTACCTCTGACCCTGGGCTCTCACGATCTCAAGAGAACAGTGATGACTTCCTTCACTATGGTGGACTCCCCCTCATCGTATAACATCATCCTTGGGAGGCCGGCCATGAATGAGTTAAGGGCTGTAGCGTCTACCTACcaccagaaaataaaatttcctgTGGGAGCAAGGGTAGGAGAAGTCCGGGGAGATCAACCCTCTTCTAGAAAGTGTTATGTGGAAGCGGTCCGGGCGGATCAGAACAGATCTAAGAAGGAGGGGAAGAGGGCTAAGATAGGTGAGACAGGAGGAAGGATAGTGGAGGAAGGGGAGATACACTTTGTGGccgaggaagagcaggaggcggTGGAGATTGGGCCAGGACAGCAGATCCGGGTGGCTCAGGATCTCAGCACGACCACCCGGGTaagtttaattaaatgtttaaaaactaacattCATGTGTTTGCCTGGTCCCAGCAGGAGCTTACGGGGATTTCCCCCTTTTTATCGGAGCATCATTTAAACATCCTCCCGGGGTCTCACCCCGTGAAGCAGAAAAAGAGGCACTTTGGTCCTGAAAAGGACAAAGTCATAGCAGAACAAGTCAAGGAGCTCCTGAAGGCGGGGCATATTCGGGAAATTCAATTCCCTACTTGGCTTTCCAATGTGGTTTTAGTACCTAAATCCACTGGCAAATGGCGCATGTGCGTAGACTTCCGCGATCTAAACAAAGCGTGCCCCAAAGATCATTATCCGCTGCCCCGGATTGACCAGCTGGTAGATTCCACCTCAGGCTATGAGCTGTTGAGCTTTATGGATGCATACCAGGGGTATCATCAGATTCCCTTGGCCAAAAAAGATCAAGATAAAGCTAGTTTCGTCACTtcgggaggtacattttgttataTTGTAATGCCTTTCGGGTTGAAGAATGCAGGGGCCACTTATCAGCGTCTTATGGACAAAGTGTTCGAGAAACAGCTGGGGCGGAACGTGGAggtctatgtggatgatatctTAAGCAAGACCCGGGAGGTCACTACTTTTATTGATGATCTACAGGAAACTTTTGCCACCCTCATGCAACATGGATCAAGCTTAACCCGGCCAAATGTATTTTTGGCGTAAAGAGTGGCAAATTTCTGGGATTCATGGTAACAGATCGGGGAATTGAGGTAAACCCGGAGAAGGTAAAGTCTGTCTTGTGTATGCCCTCTCCCCAGTCTGTAAAAGAGGTGCAAAAGCTGACGGGAAGGATTGCTTCCCTTTCTCGATTTATATCCCGATCAGCACACAgaagttatcctttctttcaagtCTTGAGAAAGGCCAAGCACTTCGGATGGGACGATAAATGTGAACAAGCCTTCCAGGACTTGAAAGCCCATCTTGCAGAGCTCCCGGTGTTAGTAAAGCCCGAGCCCGGGGAGCGATTATTCCTGTATTTATCCTCTACAGAGCATGCTGTCAGTTCAGTGTTAATCAAAGAAGAAGGCTCTGATCAGAAGCCTGTCTATTATGTCAGCCACGCTCTAAGAGGGCCCGAGCTCCGATATACAGAGGTGGAGAAGATTGCATTGGCTTTGATCGTGACCGCTCGGAAGCTAAGACCTTACTTCTTATCGCATCAAATAGTGGTTCTTACCAACAGCCCTCTTGGTAGAATCATGACCCATGCTGAGGTATCCGGGCGAATGATTAAGTGGACGGTGGAATTGGGGGAGTACGATATCGAATACAAACCACGAGTGGCTATCAAGGCACAAGCTTTATCAGACTTTTTATCTGAGA from Primulina eburnea isolate SZY01 chromosome 17, ASM2296580v1, whole genome shotgun sequence carries:
- the LOC140817860 gene encoding uncharacterized protein; its protein translation is MADAMVHAMARKEVSRRNTPPEQEQEQEQEQEQGRKEEEEGSEENVDYSAGSKAPTTAEELKDLKQQMKVLEGQLESRSSARAAAKGCPFADIIVREPLPGNFKSAKIKDYDGNADPEEHLAIFENMAMLHCYTDRIKCKVFLTTLVDSAQRWFEGLSPQSVHSFRDFQKVFLHHFSSSKKYKKTAFSLFEVKQSPEESLRAYIRRFNRVALDVPSCATETKTTAFTQGLREGEFFKSLTKKVPGDFEDLLSRAEKYINMEEAQKQKREAVRKERGDRVSKPEERGQKRGNSGHFSHHVPLKISREREVQECSRDLAPDHQLARPEKKGFCALHKLGYHNTEDCKVLKGNYVAPSLPRPIINTQMSRVPPWTSRQPGSSSRGGGVRNNPRIEPGRRRGPEPEQRKKSPPVVGTIKMISGGSTDGDSNRARKSRSRRECFEVEGSRKSEAIISFGPEDLRGVNLPHNDALVIQARVANYDILRVFVDSGSSVNVIFKDAFEQMDLQGYHLETVETALFGFAGHVVYPEGEIILPLTLGSHDLKRTVMTSFTMVDSPSSYNIILGRPAMNELRAVASTYHQKIKFPVGARVGEVRGDQPSSRKCYVEAVRADQNRSKKEGKRAKIGETGGRIVEEGEIHFVAEEEQEAVEIGPGQQIRVAQDLSTTTRVSLIKCLKTNIHVFAWSQQELTGISPFLSEHHLNILPGSHPVKQKKRHFGPEKDKVIAEQVKELLKAGHIREIQFPTWLSNVVLVPKSTGKWRMCVDFRDLNKACPKDHYPLPRIDQLVDSTSGYELLSFMDAYQGYHQIPLAKKDQDKASFVTSGGTFCYIVMPFGLKNAGATYQRLMDKVFEKQLGRNVEVYVDDILSKTREVTTFIDDLQETFATLMQHGSSLTRPNVFLA